One Methylorubrum extorquens genomic window, CGACCGCATCCGGCTCCGTCGACCTTCCGTGGCGCGAAGGCCGATGCACGGGCCCGCCGTCTCGGCGACGGGAAGGCGATCCTCGCCCGCGGCGACCACCCTGTCGCGTCCGGCATGCTTGGCGCGGTAAAGGGCGTCGTCGGCCCGGCGCAGCAGGTAATCCAGGCTGCCGCGGATCTGGCTTTCGACCGCCACGCCCACGCTCACGCGCATCGCGAGTTCCGGATAATCCGGATGAACGAAGCGCGCGACCGCGGCCCGGACATCCTCGGCGACCCGCAAGGCCGCCCGCTCGTCGAGCCGTGGCAGCAGGCACGCGAATTCCTCGCCGCCCATCCGCCCGAACACCGCCCCGGGCGGCAGCAGAGGGTCGGCGACATGGCAGAAAGCGGCCAAAGCCGCGTCGCCGACGCTGTGGCCGTAGCGGTCGTTGATCGCCTTGAAGTGGTCGAGGTCGAACAGGAGCAGCGCAGCCGGTGCGACGGCGAGGCGCCGCTCGGCGCCGGCGACCAGAGCGCGGCGGTTGGCGATCCCCGTGAGCGAATCGGTCTCGGCTGCGAGCCGCTGTTCACGCTCAGCCCGCTCCTTGGTCAGCGCCATGAACACGAAGGCGATTGCGACCGAGAACAGCGTGCCGGCAAAGCAGAGGATGGCGATCCACGGCGAGGCGATCGCGACCGAGGCCGGTATCGGCATCGGCATGGCGAACGCCAACGGTATGCGGATCCAATAGAGGCCGGCATAGGTGGCCAGCAACACCAGCGCCGGATAACGGGAGACCAGGGGCTCGCTGCGGCCCTGCCAGATCAGGCGTGCGCCGGAGGCGCAGTAGAGCCCGGCGAGGATCGAGGCGAGGCTGACGCGGGCGGCGAGCGACTCGAAGAAGGCAGGGATCAAGCAGGCCGCGAGCCAGGTCACCGCGCCGGCCAAGACCCAGCCGAGCCGCAACGGGCGGCCCTCGAAGGCGCGCACGCCGCTCCAGATCAACCCATAGCCGCCGATCATCACCGCGTTGGCGAGGCCGATGGACAGGCTGTCCGGGATCTGCCCCCGCAGGCCCAGCATCAGCGACGCGCCACTGCCGACGATGTGGGCGATGCCCCAGACCGCCAGGGAGCGCTCGCGTCGGGTCTGGCTCCACGACAACAGGAACAGCACGCCCACCACGAAGGTGACGGCGACCGTCATGAAGAGAAGCGTCGAGAGATCGAGGCGCATCGTATCCCTGGCACCGGCCCATACGGACCGCTGCGCCGCCTCCCCTCATCCTAGTGGTCTCAAGATTGGTCTGAGAGCGACTTCGATGTCAACAGCATCGCCGAGCGCTTATTAGGCAGATTTTCGAAATTCCATTGCCCTATCCATCAAGACCCAACAATGTACACTTTAATACGGTTCTTTAGGGGAAACATTGCTCACCCCGACCTGTTCGCCCCGGTCGTTGAGGGGGTGAAGATCGCGCACCATGCCCTTCAACCGTTCATCGAGGACGTGCGTGTAGATCTGCGTGGTCGAAATGTCGGCATGCCCCAGCAACTCCTGGACGATGCGCAAATCCGCGCCGTTCTGGAGCAGGTGGCTGGCGAAGGCGTGGCGCAGGACGTGCGGGCTCACCCGGTCGGCCCGCAGGCCCGCCGCAGCGGCGGCGGTCTTGAGGTCGCGGGCGAAGGCCTGCCGGGTGAGATGTCCGCTCTCGCTCTCGGCGGGAAACAGCCAGGCCCCCTCCGCGGTGAGGTACGCAACGTGGGCGCGCATGGCTTCGCGGGCGAGGTCGGTGAGCGGCACGAGGCGCTCGCGTCCGCCCTTGCCCTTGACCACGAGGTAGCGCTCGCGGGTGGCGGCGGCCGAGCGCGGCAGGGCCACGAGTTCCGAAACGCGCAAGCCCGTGGCGTAGAGGAGTTCGAGCAGGCAGAGCATTCGCGCGGCCGAACGGGCCTCGGCCCGGTCGTCGCCCGCGGCCTCAACCCGGTCCCGCGCCGTCGCGAGCAGGCGATCGACCTCCGCCACCGACAGGACCTTCGGCAGGCCCTTGGCGCGCCGGGGGGCTGCGACCGGTGCGGTCGGATCGGTTTCGGAATGGCCCTCCGCGTAGAGGAAGCGGTGGAAGCCGCGGATGCAGGAGAGGCGCCGGGCGGCCGACGACGCCTTCAGTCCGCGCGGCTCGAGGGAGGCGATGTAGGCGCGAACCTGATCGGCCTGCGCCTCCTCCGGATCGATCCCGGCTTGCACGAGGTAGCCGAGATAGTCGTCGAGGTCGCGCCGATAGGCGGCCAGGGTGTTGGCTGCCGCACCGCGTTCGGCGGCGAGCATGTCGAGAAAGAGCTGACCCGGATCCTCCGCTCCGCCTGGCAGCGCGGAACCGTCCGCGTTCATCGCCCGCCCGGCTGGAGCTTCGCTGGGGGAATGGTGACGCTGATCTCCCGCGGCGTCGGCTCAACGAAGGTCGCCAGTGCGAACATCCCGGCGAAGACGAGGCCCGCGAGGATCGCGATCGTGGCGAGGAAACGGAACAGGGTGGGCAAGGGAACCGGCCTTTCGCCGAGGATACGCGGACGAGCGGGTCGTGTTGCGATGCGCAAACCGTGGGTTTCGATCACACGCCGGAGGCTCGAAGGCAAGGTCTGGCGGAGCACAGGCGGCGCGGTCAAGGGATCGTCCACCGGACCCCGAGGCTATCGCTCGACCGCGATCACCCCGGTTCCGTGCCGGCCTCCGTCAGCGACGGCCAGCTCCGCCGCGTCAGGCTTCGAGAGAGAGCCGTGCGTTGCCCCTCGCCCGATTCTCAGAATCGGTTCTTCCAGGCCCGCAGCGCGGTGAACACCGCCGCCGGGTCGGAGCCCGGCTCAAGTCCAGCCGAGCGGGCGAGCACCGGCTGGCCCACGCGCAGGAACGGATTCGTCGCCTTCTCCTCGCCGATGGTCGACGGGATCAGGAAGCGGCCCTGCTCGGCCAGCCGCTCGGCTTCGGCCACGCGCTCCTTCAGATCGGCGTTGTCCGGATCGGCGGCCAGGGCGAAGCGGCCGTTCGAGAGAACGTAATCGTGACCGCTATAGACCGCGGTCGCGTCGGGCAGGTCGAGGAAGCGGCTGAGGGAGCGCCAGAGCGTCTCGGGCTCGGCCTCCATCACCCGGCCGCAGCCAAGGGTGAACAGGGTGTCGCCCGAGAACACCACGCCGGCATCGGCGAAATGGTAGGTCACGTGGTCGGCGCAATGCCCCGGCGTTTCCCAGACCGCGGCGGTGAGACCGCCGACCGTCACCGTGTCGCCCTCCTTGACGGTGCGGGCGGCGCCCGGCACCGCCCCGCGTGCCTTCTCCGGCACGGTCACCCGCGCGCCGGTGCGCTCCACCACCTCGGGGATCCCCTCGATATGGTCGCCGTGGCGGTGGGTGACGAGAATGTCGGTGAGTTGCCAGCCCTCCGCGTCGAAGGCGGCAAGCACGGGCCCGGCCTCCGGCACGTCGATGGCGGCGCAGGCGCCGCTGGCGGGATCGCGGATCAGCACGCCGATATTGTCGCTCCGGCACAGGAAGGTGCGGATTTCGGGGGCTGCTCTCGTCATCGAAGACCTTTCGCGAAAACTGATTTCTCCGCCCGGGCGGTCACGGGGTTAAGGCCGCCGAGGGAGATCGGCGCCGGGACGCGCACTGCAAACCTCGGCGAGGAACCGTTGCATGGCGGCGACGGTTCCGGCATCGGAGACGCCGCCACGCTTGCCTGACGTCTGCGCGATCCCCATTGATGCGGAATCAGCCCTGCGGAGGACAACCGGCCGTGCCGGCACCCCATCCGATGCGCCTCGACGTCACGGACCTACGCGCGTTCTACGCCAGTCCGCTCGGCGTCGTCACGCACCGTGTCGTCGGCCGGACGATCCACGGCTTCCTCGGCTCCGTCTCGGGGCTGCGCGTGCTCGGTCTCGGCTACGTTACGCCCTATCTCGGCCCCGTCCACGTCATTGCCGAGCGGACGCTGGCCTTCATGCCGGCGACGCAGGGGGTCGTGAACTGGCCCTCCAGCGGGCGCTCGGTGACGGCTTTGGCCGACCTCACCATGCTGCCCCTGCCCGAGGCGGCGGTCGATCGCGTCATCCTCGTCCACGGCCTCGAAGCGGTGGAAAGCCCGAGCGAGCTGCTCGCCGAAGTGTGGCGGGTGCTGACACCGGGCGGACGCCTGATCCTCGTCGTGCCCAACCGTACCGGCGTCTGGGCGCGGCGCGACGCGACGCCGTTCGGCCACGGCCAGCCCTACAGCCGGTCGCAGCTCTCGCGGCTGATGCGCGACACGCTGTTCTCGCCGGAGGGCTGGGCCGAGACGCTCTACATGCCGCCGATCCGCAGCCGGTTCTGGCTCCGCACCGCCGCAGCCTGGGAGCGGTTCGGCACCGGCCTCGCCATGCCGTTCGCCGGCCTGCACGTCGTGGACGCGACGAAGCAGCTTTACCGGCCGATTGCCGTGCGGCAGGTGCGCCGGCTGGAAAGCCGCGTGCCGGCGCGGGTGCTGGTGCCCGCCGGACAGCCGGGCTAAAGCCGGCGCGTTTCCCTCCCCTTGTCGAGCCGAGCGAGCATGCTGCCATCCGTTGGCTTCGAAACCGTGCTGACGAGCTTCCTGCTCGCGCTGTCCAGCCTGTTCTCGATCGTGAACCCGGTCGGCTCCGCGCTGATGTTCGCGCAGATCACCTCCGACCGCTCACAGGCCGAGCGGGCGGAGCTGTCGCGGCGGATCGGCTTCTACGCCGCCCTCGTCATGCTGGCCGCCCTCTGGGCCGGCGCCCCGATCCTCAACTTCTTCGGCGTGTCGCTGGCGGCCCTGCGCATCGCCGGCGGCCTGTTCGTGGCGGCCTTCGCTTGGACCATGCTCACCGCCCCCGAGGCGCGGGAGGCCCGCAAGCATGCCGAGGTCGAGACCGAGCCGGAGACCGGCGAAAACCTCGCCGAGGTCGCGTTCTTCCCGCTCACCTTGCCCTTCACCACCGGGCCCGGAACCATTGCCGTCGCCATCGCGCTCGGCGCGAACCGCCCCTCCGAGCCCGGCGACCTCGCCGGCTTCTTCCTGGGCGCCTCCCTGGCGGCCCTGGCCATCGCCGGGGTGATCCGTCTTGCCTACGGCTCGGCGGACCGGGTCGTGACCCTGATCGGATCGGTGCGGGCACGGGTGCTCGGGCGTCTGTCGGCCTTCCTGCTGCTCTGCGTCGGCACGCAGATCACCGTCAGCGGCGTATCGGATGTGCTGGGGCCGCTAATCGCGGCGCAGCGGGTATAGACAGGTCACCGGCCCCCACCCGTGCGATCAGCGCCGGGTGAGCCGGCCATTCATCGGAGCGAAGAGTCGATCATGATGAAGCTCGTCGTTGTGGGCGCCGAAGGGCGCATGGGGCGGATGCTGATCCGTGCGGTCGCGGAGGCCGAGGGCTGCACGCTGCACGGCGCCGTCGAGCGCGCGGGCTCGGCCGTCATCGGCCAGGATGCGGGGATCCTGGCCGGCCTCGGCGAACTCGGCGTGCCGGTGAGCGACGACCCCCTGTCGCAGTTCGTAGCCGCCGACGGGGTTCTGGACTTCACCGCCCCCGCCGCGACGGTCGCCTTCGCCGAACTCGCCGCACAGGCCCGCATCGTCCACGTCGTCGGCACCACGGGACTATCCGAGGACGACCTGACGCGGCTGAAGGCGGCGAGCTACCATGCCCGCATCGTGCGCTCGGGCAACATGTCGCTCGGCGTCAACCTGCTGGCCGGCCTCGTGCGCAAGGTCGCCGCCACGCTGGGCCCGGAATTCGACATCGAGGTGCTGGAGATGCACCACCGCATGAAGGTCGATGCCCCCTCCGGCACGGCCCTGCTGCTCGGCGAGGCGGCGGCGGAAGGCCGGGACGTGTCTCTGACCGAGACTCGCGTCTCGACCCGCGACGGCCATACCGGCGCGCGCCGGCCCGGCGATATCGGTTTCGCGACTCTGCGCGGCGGCTCGGTGGTCGGCGACCACAGCGTGATCTTCGCCGGCCCCTCGGAGCGGATCACGCTCTCGCACCACGCCGAGGACCGGGCCATCTTCGCCCGCGGTGCCGTACGGGCGGCGCAATGGGCCTTCGACAAGCCGCCGGGCCTCTACGGCATGGACGACGTGCTGGGGCTTCGCGACTAGACTCACGTACGAATAACGAATCCAACGGAACGTCAGGCTTAGGCTTGGGAGGGGCCGCCGCGTCTGATAGAGGCCCGCCCAAGATCGCGAGGCGCCGTGCGGCCGCCCCGTCCCCTTCTCCGGAGAGACCCGTCCCATGGAGCGCCTGCTCGTCCTCGCTCGGCATGGCCAGAGCGAATGGAACCTGAAGAAGCTGTTCACCGGCTGGCGCGACCCGGAGCTGACGGAGCTCGGGATCGACGAGGCCCGCCGCGCCGGGCGCTGGCTCAAGGGCCAGGGCACGCAATTCGACGTGGCTTTCACCTCGAACCTGCGGCGCGCCCAGAACACCTGTTCGCTGATCCTCGAGGAGATGGGCCAGGGGGGCCTGGAGACGATCCGCAACGAGGCATTGAACGAGCGCGACTACGGCGACCTCTCCGGCCTCAACAAGGACGATGCCCGCGAGCGCTGGGGCGACGCGCAGGTTCACGAGTGGCGCCGCTCCTACGACGTGCCCCCGCCCGGCGGCGAGAGCCTCAAGGACACCGCCGCACGGGTGCTGCCCTATTACATCCAGACGATCCTGCCGCGCGTCATGTCGGGCGAGCGGGTGCTGGTCGCGGCCCACGGCAACTCGCTGCGGGCCCTGGTCATGGTCCTCGACGGCATGACCACCAAGACCATCGCCAGCCTCGAGATCGCCACCGGCATCCCCCTGGTCTACCAGCTCAAGGCCGACACCACGGTCGAATCGAAGACGGTCCTCGACAAGGACATCGACCAGGACGACTGAGGCTCAGCCCGGTCCCAACACCTCCTCCACGGCCCGCGCCACGCGCGCCGTGGAGCCCGACTCGTCGAGGGGGTTGCGGCGCAGGCGGTGGCGGAGCGCACTCGGCGCAACCTGCCTGAGATGCGCGACGGACACCGTCTCGGCCCCGTCGAGGGCGGCGAGCGCCCGGGCGGTGCGCATCAGCGTGAGTTCGCCGCGCAGGCCGTCGGTGCCGAGCGCGAGGCAGAGCCGGGCCGCATTTTCAAGCACATCATCGGGCACGCTCACGCCGCCCAGCCGCTCCCGCGCGGCCAAGATCGTCTTCTGGAGCGCCTTCTCCGCCTTGGCTTGCGCAGCACAGAACGCCTCGCCGTCGCGCTCGTAGGCGTCGCGCCGCCGCACGACCTCGATGCGGGTGGCGATGTCGGTCGGCGTCGTCACCTCGCAGGCGAGACCGAAGCGGTCGAGAAGCTGCGGACGCAACTCCCCCTCCTCCGGGTTGCCGCTGCCGACGAGGACGAAGCGGGCCGGATGGCGAAGCGACAGGCCCTCGCGCTCGACGGTGTTGACGCCCGAGGCCGCCACGTCGAGCAGGAGGTCCACGAGATGATCCTCCAGCAGGTTCGCCTCGTCGATGTAGAGGAAGCCGCGGTTGGCCCGCGCCAGCAGGCCCGGCTCGAACGCCTTTTCCCCCTTGGTCAGCGCCCGCTCCAGATCGAGCGCGCCGACCACCCGGTCCTCGGTGGCGCCGAGCGGCAGGTCGACCACCGGCACCGGGATCTGGTGGCTCTTGCCGCGTCCGCGCACGCAGTGCGGGCAGGCCTCGGCCGGGCTGTCGGGCGAGCAGGAATAAGGGCAGCCGGCGACCGCCCGGATCTTCGGCAGCAGCGCCGCGAGCGCCCGCACCGCGGTGGACTTGCCGGTGCCCCGGTCGCCGAAGACGAGGACGCCGCCGACGGACGGATCGACCGCCGCGATCAGGAGCGCCCGCTTCATCTCCTCCTGGGCGACGATGGCGGTGAAGGGAAAGGCAGGCACGCGCGATCAGCTTCCTGAGCCGGAGGGGCCCGGAAAGGGCTCACGGGCGGTTGCACCGATCATGCACGAATTGCGCGGCACGAACAGCCGCGCTCGATCTCACCGCGGGGCAATCGAGCTTCGCATGACGGCGCGGCGCTTCACATCCCGCGGCAGCGGCTGCGCAGGAGGCCCGAGAATTCCTTTTCCGAGGTCTGGACCTGGGTCAGGCGCTCGGTCCGTTCGGGGCCGGACAGGCAGCGACCGTAGACGCCGGCGATCCGGCGCATGGTCTCGACATGGCGGCGCCAGACGCGGCAGAGGCTCGCCTCGTCCTCGCCGCCGCCTTCGAGCTGCTCGATCGCCTGCCGCTGCATCGAGCCCGCAACGAGCACGTCGCGGGCACAGGCCGCCTCGCCTTCCGCGCGCAGGCTGCCGGGAGCGAGGAGCGCCGCCAGAACGAGGCCGGCGCCAAGGGCGGCGCTCGGAGAAGACACGGCCATGTCAGGCGGCCTGCGTCGTCGGGCCGTTGGCCAGCAGGGCATAGAGGGCGGTCGCGTCGCGGGCGCTGCGGATGCGCTCCAGCATGCCGGGCTCGCGCAGGAGTCGGGCGACCTGGGCCAGCGCCTTCAAGTGGTCGGCCCCCGCGCCCTCGGGAGCGAGCAGGAGAAAAGCGACGTCGATGGGTTGGCCGTCGAGGGCGTCGAAATCCACGGGCTTATCCAGCCGGGCGACGAGACCGAACAGCCGGTCGAGTTGGGGGAGCTTGCCGTGGGGGATCGCCACGCCGTCGCCGATCCCGGTGGAGCCGAGGCGCTCACGGTGGAGCAGGGTTTCGAAGACGTCGCGCTCGGACAGGTGCGGGAGGTGGCGAACCGCATGGGCGGCCAGTTCCTGCAGGACGTGCTTTTTGTCCCGCACGCGCAAGGAAGAAACGACCGAGTCCGGGTTCAGAAATTCGAGCATCGGCATGAAAACTAAACGCCTCGTGGGCGGGATCCATCCAGCGATCCCGCGTTCCCATGCACGACTGCCGAGATCCGACGTCCCCGGCATGGAGCGCCTTACGAGCCTGTCCGGATCCCGGAAACCGTTCCCGGCGCCGGTCTCCGGAGCTTCGTGAAGGACCCCGAACTTCCCGTCCGAGTGGATTTGAGACGAGCCTCTTTCTCAGTCCCGCTCGCCGGGCGGATCGACCCACCCGATCGCACCGTCACTGCGCCGATATACGACGTTGATGCGCCCGGTGCCAGCGTGAACGAAGACGACGACCGGGGCGCCGGTCATGTCGAGGGCGGTGACCGCCTCGCTGACGGATTGGCGCTTGAGCGTGCGCGTGCTCTCGGCCACCACCGGGGGGTGCGCCCCCTCCTCCGCCTCGGCGTCGAGCGGCTCCTCGTCCACCTCGTCGTCGGGCGCGGCGAAGACGGCGTAGGCCGCCTCGATGTCGGCCCCGTTGTGGCTCGGCGCGCCGTGATCCTTCAGCTTGTGCTTGTAGCGGCGCAGGCGCTTTTCGAGCTTGTCGGCGGTCTGCTCGAAGCTCGCATGAACGTCGTGCGCCGCACCCGAGGCTTCCAGCGTCAGCCCGGTGACCAGATGCAGCACGCAATCGGTTCGGTATGCCGGCCCATCGCGCCGCAGGGTCACGTGCCCCGTGCAACTGGTGCTCATATGCGGATCGAGATACTTCGCGAGGGTCGCCGCCATGCGGTCCTCGACCCGGCCTCGCAGGGCCGTACCGAGATCGAGGCCATGCCCCGTCACCCGCAAACCTGCCATCGACGTCTCCGCTCTTCGTCC contains:
- a CDS encoding GGDEF domain-containing protein, whose product is MRLDLSTLLFMTVAVTFVVGVLFLLSWSQTRRERSLAVWGIAHIVGSGASLMLGLRGQIPDSLSIGLANAVMIGGYGLIWSGVRAFEGRPLRLGWVLAGAVTWLAACLIPAFFESLAARVSLASILAGLYCASGARLIWQGRSEPLVSRYPALVLLATYAGLYWIRIPLAFAMPMPIPASVAIASPWIAILCFAGTLFSVAIAFVFMALTKERAEREQRLAAETDSLTGIANRRALVAGAERRLAVAPAALLLFDLDHFKAINDRYGHSVGDAALAAFCHVADPLLPPGAVFGRMGGEEFACLLPRLDERAALRVAEDVRAAVARFVHPDYPELAMRVSVGVAVESQIRGSLDYLLRRADDALYRAKHAGRDRVVAAGEDRLPVAETAGPCIGLRATEGRRSRMRSP
- a CDS encoding site-specific tyrosine recombinase XerD; this encodes MNADGSALPGGAEDPGQLFLDMLAAERGAAANTLAAYRRDLDDYLGYLVQAGIDPEEAQADQVRAYIASLEPRGLKASSAARRLSCIRGFHRFLYAEGHSETDPTAPVAAPRRAKGLPKVLSVAEVDRLLATARDRVEAAGDDRAEARSAARMLCLLELLYATGLRVSELVALPRSAAATRERYLVVKGKGGRERLVPLTDLAREAMRAHVAYLTAEGAWLFPAESESGHLTRQAFARDLKTAAAAAGLRADRVSPHVLRHAFASHLLQNGADLRIVQELLGHADISTTQIYTHVLDERLKGMVRDLHPLNDRGEQVGVSNVSPKEPY
- a CDS encoding histidine kinase; protein product: MPTLFRFLATIAILAGLVFAGMFALATFVEPTPREISVTIPPAKLQPGGR
- the gloB gene encoding hydroxyacylglutathione hydrolase — encoded protein: MTRAAPEIRTFLCRSDNIGVLIRDPASGACAAIDVPEAGPVLAAFDAEGWQLTDILVTHRHGDHIEGIPEVVERTGARVTVPEKARGAVPGAARTVKEGDTVTVGGLTAAVWETPGHCADHVTYHFADAGVVFSGDTLFTLGCGRVMEAEPETLWRSLSRFLDLPDATAVYSGHDYVLSNGRFALAADPDNADLKERVAEAERLAEQGRFLIPSTIGEEKATNPFLRVGQPVLARSAGLEPGSDPAAVFTALRAWKNRF
- a CDS encoding class I SAM-dependent methyltransferase, which produces MRLDVTDLRAFYASPLGVVTHRVVGRTIHGFLGSVSGLRVLGLGYVTPYLGPVHVIAERTLAFMPATQGVVNWPSSGRSVTALADLTMLPLPEAAVDRVILVHGLEAVESPSELLAEVWRVLTPGGRLILVVPNRTGVWARRDATPFGHGQPYSRSQLSRLMRDTLFSPEGWAETLYMPPIRSRFWLRTAAAWERFGTGLAMPFAGLHVVDATKQLYRPIAVRQVRRLESRVPARVLVPAGQPG
- a CDS encoding MarC family protein, with the translated sequence MLPSVGFETVLTSFLLALSSLFSIVNPVGSALMFAQITSDRSQAERAELSRRIGFYAALVMLAALWAGAPILNFFGVSLAALRIAGGLFVAAFAWTMLTAPEAREARKHAEVETEPETGENLAEVAFFPLTLPFTTGPGTIAVAIALGANRPSEPGDLAGFFLGASLAALAIAGVIRLAYGSADRVVTLIGSVRARVLGRLSAFLLLCVGTQITVSGVSDVLGPLIAAQRV
- the dapB gene encoding 4-hydroxy-tetrahydrodipicolinate reductase, with product MKLVVVGAEGRMGRMLIRAVAEAEGCTLHGAVERAGSAVIGQDAGILAGLGELGVPVSDDPLSQFVAADGVLDFTAPAATVAFAELAAQARIVHVVGTTGLSEDDLTRLKAASYHARIVRSGNMSLGVNLLAGLVRKVAATLGPEFDIEVLEMHHRMKVDAPSGTALLLGEAAAEGRDVSLTETRVSTRDGHTGARRPGDIGFATLRGGSVVGDHSVIFAGPSERITLSHHAEDRAIFARGAVRAAQWAFDKPPGLYGMDDVLGLRD
- a CDS encoding 2,3-bisphosphoglycerate-dependent phosphoglycerate mutase encodes the protein MERLLVLARHGQSEWNLKKLFTGWRDPELTELGIDEARRAGRWLKGQGTQFDVAFTSNLRRAQNTCSLILEEMGQGGLETIRNEALNERDYGDLSGLNKDDARERWGDAQVHEWRRSYDVPPPGGESLKDTAARVLPYYIQTILPRVMSGERVLVAAHGNSLRALVMVLDGMTTKTIASLEIATGIPLVYQLKADTTVESKTVLDKDIDQDD
- the bchI gene encoding magnesium chelatase ATPase subunit I; translation: MPAFPFTAIVAQEEMKRALLIAAVDPSVGGVLVFGDRGTGKSTAVRALAALLPKIRAVAGCPYSCSPDSPAEACPHCVRGRGKSHQIPVPVVDLPLGATEDRVVGALDLERALTKGEKAFEPGLLARANRGFLYIDEANLLEDHLVDLLLDVAASGVNTVEREGLSLRHPARFVLVGSGNPEEGELRPQLLDRFGLACEVTTPTDIATRIEVVRRRDAYERDGEAFCAAQAKAEKALQKTILAARERLGGVSVPDDVLENAARLCLALGTDGLRGELTLMRTARALAALDGAETVSVAHLRQVAPSALRHRLRRNPLDESGSTARVARAVEEVLGPG
- the ptsN gene encoding PTS IIA-like nitrogen regulatory protein PtsN, producing the protein MPMLEFLNPDSVVSSLRVRDKKHVLQELAAHAVRHLPHLSERDVFETLLHRERLGSTGIGDGVAIPHGKLPQLDRLFGLVARLDKPVDFDALDGQPIDVAFLLLAPEGAGADHLKALAQVARLLREPGMLERIRSARDATALYALLANGPTTQAA
- the hpf gene encoding ribosome hibernation-promoting factor, HPF/YfiA family codes for the protein MAGLRVTGHGLDLGTALRGRVEDRMAATLAKYLDPHMSTSCTGHVTLRRDGPAYRTDCVLHLVTGLTLEASGAAHDVHASFEQTADKLEKRLRRYKHKLKDHGAPSHNGADIEAAYAVFAAPDDEVDEEPLDAEAEEGAHPPVVAESTRTLKRQSVSEAVTALDMTGAPVVVFVHAGTGRINVVYRRSDGAIGWVDPPGERD